Within Astyanax mexicanus isolate ESR-SI-001 chromosome 2, AstMex3_surface, whole genome shotgun sequence, the genomic segment gtgttctcacctgtgtcttatctgtagccctgccccctcatcagccctgcccaggtgttcctcctgtattttagcccctctgtttgtacgtgctgtgtcgagtcttttgtgttttctagtctgtaaATCTAACCGTGTttcctgtttatagtgtttagcctCAGTATCCCAGCCTTGTATCttagtgtttgtatcccagtctttaccttagtcttagccttagtttatatattccgttttcgtttctgtgtttgttttgtttatttaataaataattatctttgcacttacgtcctcctcctccttcacacccctccgtctccatcgtaacataagactcgaccgaaatatggacgtagcaaagtggaatgccacgaggaaggcggacctggaatatctccggttcctcgcggagctaattcggggggatgaaccgctcccggcgcctctccgcggggtggagagtgtcggcccagctccagctaagctaactagcatgttagctccaccgcactctccagcccggccgacttccagctctccagctcggccggcttccagctctccagcgcggccgacttccagcactccagcgcggccggcttccagcactccagctcggccggcttccagtactccagctcggccggtttccagctctccagcgcggccgacttccagcactccagcgcggccggcttccagctctccagcgcggctggcttccagatcttcgactccggctccggaagcaagctccggtccggtgttcacagccacgcccactgctgaatctgcagctcctgtccggatcttggcggcagccgcactctcagctcccgctgaagcggcttcttcgccagcggtgccagccgcctccacgtcagcggtgcctgccgcgctcacgccagcaggacccaccgcctctgtttctgcgctgcccgcggctccggccgtctctgactttgtgcccgcggccccggccgcctctgacccagttcccgcggccccggccgcctctgacccagttcccgcggcctcggccgcctctgacccagttcccgcggccccggccgcctctgacccagttcccgcggccccggccgcctctgactctgtgcccgctgttaccccagttcatgtgcatgggggtccagcctctgctcctgtgcctactcccaggtcacgagctcctagacccgccgcgcctgctcaagctgcacccgccgcgcctgctcaagctgcacccgccgcgcctgctcaagctgcacccgccgcgcctgctcaagctgcacccgccgcgcctgctcaagctgcacccgccgcgcctgctcaagctgcacccgccgcgcctgctcaagctgcacccgccgcgcctgctcaagctgcacccgccgcgcctgctcaagctgcacccgccgcgcctgctcaagctgcacccgccgcgcctgctcaagcagcacccactgctccagcctcagctccagctcaagcaccagcagcacccactgctccagcctcagctccagctccagcacccgctgcctcagcctcagctccagcacccgctgcctcagctccagctccagcacccgctgccacagctccagctccagcacccgctgccacagctccagctccagcacccgctgccacagctccagctccagcacccgctgccacagctccagctccagcacccgctgccacagctccagctccagcacccgctgccacagctccagctccagcacccgctgccacagctccagctccagcacccgctgccacagcctcagctccagcaccagcagctcccgctgccacagcctcagctccagcaccagcagctcccgctgccacagcctcagctccagcaccagcagctcccgctgccacagcctcagctccagcaccagcagctcccgctgccacagcctcagctccagcaccagcagctcccgctgccacagcctcagctccagcaccagcagctcccgctgccacagcctcagctccagcaccagcagctcccgctgccacagcctcagctccagcaccagcagctcccgctgccacagcctcagctccagcaccagcagctcccgctgccacagcctcagctccagcaccagcagctcccgctgccacagcctcagctccagcaccagcagctcccgctgccacagcctcagctccagcaccagcagctcccgctgctacagcctcagctccagcaccagcagctcccgctgctacagccccagctccagcaccagcagctcccgctgctacagccccagctccagcaccagcagctcccgctgctacagcctcagctccagcaccagcagctcccgctgctacagcctcagctccagcaccagcagctcccgctgctacagcctcagctccagcaccagcagctcccgctgctacagcctcagctccagcaccagcagctcccgctgctacagcctcagctccagcaccagcagctcccgctgctacagcctcagctccagcaccagcagctcccgctgctacagcctcagctccagcaccagcagctcccgctgctacagcctcagctccagcaccagcagtgcctgccacccatgtggtacccactgccccTGACCCGgtacctgctcccagaactttgtacacccccaagccTACTCCCAGATCTTTGTTTGGTCCCAAGCCCCGTTATTCCCGGCCTGCTCCGAGGCCtcctgtctttgcccccagaactgtgcccaggctggctccttggacttccctacagacttttgccagtcctgggcacccaccaatgtttgttcccatgtctctccctgtcctggtcccagtgtctgtgtttgttcccattcctgtccccggtggtgtttctgttcccgtcccagtcactgtatttgtttctgtccccgtCTCTGTCAtggttccagttcccctgtccagttttgtccagtccctgtctagtgtccagccccctgtccagtctcagccccctgtccagtctcagccccctgtccagtctcagccccctgtccagtctcagccctgtgttctgttccctgtccagtctcagtccccagtccagtcgtttgttcagtctgaaccccctgtccagtcccagtctcagttccctgcccggtctacgtctcctgtccagtttccatttCCTGTCCAGTCCCCTATCCCGTCTCCGTTCCAGGTCCTGTCCCCGTTTCGTGTCCAGTCtcgtgtccagtctcagcccctgttcggtcgttagtcccgtctgttcccttcctctgttccctctctctctcggcgcccctggtagtggcgccgttgaaggggggttatgttacaccttagcccatgtctgtgttatgtttctccctcatttgttccctagtgctcctcccctctgttttcctgtcatgtgttcacagccacgtgtttctgttgtgtatctgtcacgtcttagccctgccctaaccatcagtgttctcacctgtgtcttatctgtagccctgccccctcatcagccctgcccaggtgttcctcctgtattttagcccctctgtttgtacgtgctgtgtcgagtcttttgtgttttctagtctgtaaATCTAACCGTGTttcctgtttatagtgtttagcctCAGTATCCCAGCCTTGTATCttagtgtttgtatcccagtctttaccttagtcttagccttagtttatatattccgttttcgtttctgtgtttgttttgtttatttaataaataattatctttgcacttacgtcctcctcctccttcacacccctccgtctCCATCGTAACAAGTATATGAAATGTACACATTTGCTCTTCAATATCCTAAATTAGGCCCCacaagagcaaaagagagagtgagaaacagagaagtagagagcaaaagagagagtgaaaagtagagagagagtgagaaagagagagtgagagaagtagagagagagtgagaaagagagagtggttgctaaacaggtaataggtggttgcaaagccctggctgtggtgtccaaacttttgactgatagctgctccatacagcagctcctccatacactcacagtactggaggagcaggggagagaaggggttccgtgcgcagagctgctcgtgtgtgagatggaactctgggccccccattcatttctatggg encodes:
- the LOC125799013 gene encoding serine/threonine-protein kinase WNK2-like, whose protein sequence is MCMGVQPLLLCLLPGHELLDPPRLLKLHPPRLLKLHPPRLLKLHPPRLLKLHPPRLLKLHPPRLLKLHPPRLLKLHPPRLLKLHPPRLLKLHPPRLLKLHPPRLLKQHPLLQPQLQLKHQQHPLLQPQLQLQHPLPQPQLQHPLPQLQLQHPLPQLQLQHPLPQLQLQHPLPQLQLQHPLPQLQLQHPLPQLQLQHPLPQLQLQHPLPQLQLQHPLPQPQLQHQQLPLPQPQLQHQQLPLPQPQLQHQQLPLPQPQLQHQQLPLPQPQLQHQQLPLPQPQLQHQQLPLPQPQLQHQQLPLPQPQLQHQQLPLPQPQLQHQQLPLPQPQLQHQQLPLPQPQLQHQQLPLPQPQLQHQQLPLLQPQLQHQQLPLLQPQLQHQQLPLLQPQLQHQQLPLLQPQLQHQQLPLLQPQLQHQQLPLLQPQLQHQQLPLLQPQLQHQQLPLLQPQLQHQQLPLLQPQLQHQQLPLLQPQLQHQQLPLLQPQLQHQQCLPPMWYPLPLTRYLLPELCTPPSLLPDLCLVPSPVIPGLLRGLLSLPPELCPGWLLGLPYRLLPVLGTHQCLFPCLSLSWSQCLCLFPFLSPVVFLFPSQSLYLFLSPSLSWFQFPCPVFLSPLSSLSPLSSLSPVFCSLSSLSPQSSRLFSLNPLSSPSLSSLPGLRLLSSFHFLSSPLSRLRSRSCPRFVSSLVSSLSPCSVVSPVCSLPLFPLSLGAPGSGAVEGGLCYTLAHVCGVDL